The uncultured Desulfuromonas sp. genome has a segment encoding these proteins:
- a CDS encoding branched-chain amino acid aminotransferase: MQDIQILPVDETKQPVQDESKLVFGKQFTNRMFVMEYKTGQGWHSPRIQQYGPFSLDPAALVLHYAQEIFEGLKAFRREDGEIALFRPRDNFERFNLSARRMCMPELDVDLCLKALRELLKLEQHWVPKTEGTSLYIRPTMIATEPVLGVKPADEYLFYIILSPVAAYYKGGLKPVKIWVSDEYVRVPSGGTGEAKTGGNYASSLYASALAAEKGYDQVLWLDSVERKYVEEVGSMNICFLYDGKIVTSPLSGSILNGITRRSILTLVKEMGYEVEERALTIDEILEGAANGRLTEAFGTGTAAVVSPVGHFTYRDREVDLGNGEAGELTMKLYDTLTGIQYGRCEDKYNWVETL, from the coding sequence ATGCAGGACATCCAGATCTTACCTGTGGATGAGACCAAACAACCGGTTCAGGATGAATCCAAGTTGGTTTTCGGCAAACAATTCACCAACCGTATGTTTGTCATGGAATATAAAACCGGCCAAGGGTGGCACTCGCCACGCATTCAACAATACGGCCCGTTCAGTCTCGATCCGGCCGCGCTGGTCTTACATTATGCCCAGGAGATTTTTGAAGGCCTCAAAGCCTTTCGTCGTGAAGACGGCGAGATCGCGCTGTTCCGGCCCCGCGACAACTTTGAGCGGTTCAATCTCAGTGCCCGACGCATGTGCATGCCGGAACTGGATGTCGACCTGTGTCTGAAAGCATTGCGCGAACTGCTTAAACTTGAACAGCACTGGGTTCCTAAAACAGAAGGCACCAGCCTGTACATCCGCCCAACCATGATCGCCACCGAACCGGTTCTCGGCGTCAAGCCGGCGGACGAGTATCTATTTTACATCATCCTGTCTCCGGTCGCCGCCTACTACAAAGGGGGACTGAAGCCGGTCAAGATCTGGGTTTCCGATGAATATGTTCGTGTTCCCAGCGGCGGCACCGGCGAAGCCAAAACCGGCGGCAACTACGCCTCCAGCCTCTACGCCTCTGCCCTGGCTGCCGAAAAAGGCTACGACCAAGTGTTATGGCTGGACAGTGTTGAACGCAAATATGTTGAAGAGGTCGGCAGCATGAACATCTGCTTCCTCTATGACGGAAAAATCGTCACCTCACCACTGAGTGGCTCCATTCTCAACGGCATCACCCGCCGTTCGATCCTGACCCTGGTCAAAGAGATGGGCTATGAAGTGGAAGAGCGCGCCCTGACCATTGACGAAATCCTCGAAGGTGCTGCCAATGGTCGCCTTACCGAAGCCTTTGGCACCGGCACCGCCGCCGTGGTTTCCCCGGTCGGTCATTTCACGTACCGAGACCGCGAAGTCGATCTCGGCAACGGTGAAGCCGGCGAACTGACCATGAAACTGTACGACACCCTGACCGGCATTCAATACGGTCGCTGTGAAGACAAATACAACTGGGTTGAAACCCTGTAA
- a CDS encoding glutamine amidotransferase family protein, giving the protein MCRIGAIKSKNYIHPSKALQLMQSQQKGHDNSGFAMVMQDLGGIFEGYKHLPTLSMACTDEGLNLAENILHEAGFRRVLQWVPDTFPSDELDINAMPNYVFETFSFPKSYKHATQEEKEELLLDMRLKMRAALEPDEQGFVYSFWPDVVTLKEIGDPRDIGTFFNLWQEDENFTAKVITAQCRQNTNYDIVRYAAHPFFLQGYTGLANGENTFYQKNKEMQAKLHRGYIGFESDSQCFLYSLHYIHRQLKWPLQYFKHVITPLPFDELQSRDDAEQLRSIRQSLAHLEINGPNTIIGVLPDNTLFTCCDAKKLRPVVLGRTEDTIAIASEVCGINEILPEREWSTDIYPNEREIVVINDELEVARWKQ; this is encoded by the coding sequence ATGTGTCGAATTGGAGCAATTAAAAGCAAAAACTATATCCACCCGAGTAAAGCCCTGCAGCTGATGCAATCCCAGCAAAAAGGACATGATAACTCGGGATTTGCCATGGTCATGCAGGACTTGGGTGGTATTTTTGAAGGCTACAAGCATCTGCCCACCCTGTCCATGGCCTGTACCGATGAAGGCCTGAACCTGGCGGAAAACATTTTGCACGAAGCCGGCTTTCGCCGCGTGTTGCAATGGGTGCCGGACACGTTTCCCAGTGACGAGCTCGACATCAATGCCATGCCCAACTATGTATTTGAGACGTTCAGCTTTCCGAAAAGCTACAAGCACGCTACCCAGGAGGAAAAAGAGGAGCTGCTCCTCGATATGCGCTTGAAGATGCGCGCCGCCCTGGAGCCGGATGAGCAGGGTTTTGTTTACTCTTTTTGGCCGGATGTCGTCACCCTCAAGGAGATCGGTGACCCCCGCGACATCGGCACCTTCTTCAATCTGTGGCAGGAAGACGAAAACTTTACCGCCAAGGTGATTACCGCTCAATGTCGTCAGAACACCAATTACGACATCGTCCGTTACGCTGCCCATCCGTTCTTCCTTCAGGGATACACGGGACTGGCCAACGGCGAAAATACCTTTTATCAGAAAAACAAGGAGATGCAGGCCAAGCTGCATCGCGGCTACATCGGCTTTGAATCGGATTCACAGTGCTTCCTCTACAGCCTGCACTATATTCATCGGCAACTGAAATGGCCGTTGCAATATTTCAAGCACGTCATCACACCGTTGCCGTTCGACGAACTGCAAAGTCGCGATGATGCCGAGCAGCTGCGCTCTATCCGCCAGTCTCTGGCCCACCTGGAGATTAACGGCCCGAACACCATTATCGGGGTACTGCCGGACAACACGCTGTTCACCTGCTGCGACGCCAAGAAACTGCGTCCGGTTGTTCTGGGTCGCACCGAGGACACCATCGCCATTGCCTCTGAGGTGTGCGGCATCAACGAGATCCTGCCGGAGCGCGAGTGGTCAACCGATATTTACCCCAATGAACGTGAAATCGTCGTGATCAACGATGAGCTGGAGGTTGCACGATGGAAACAGTAA
- a CDS encoding glutamate synthase-related protein — translation METVKIQDITPNDLPWKIRYDASRCTLCGSCVAACSFRAIEPKIERRRMVFSEGDLPDPRARFSAVPVIQQVNSLKNYCRGCGICEKVCPNDAIGPVRNPDTRHPIVTRCSGGDSIKRGGRKNLTGSTRTLDQLRVGRISQMTDPSLDAQRHTFDMLAPFGRILPAEELSMTLDSNGKLVNNAQTPPVNWIYPVIIGDMSIGALSWRMWEGVAMAVAYLNEECGLPVRMCSGEGGVPVRLLKSKYLKYLILQIASGHFGWNRIIKAMPHMVEDPAGVLIKIGQGAKPGDGGLLQAQKVAEHIMAIRGVPKADLLSPPNHQGLYSIEESVQKMFLSFNAAFKFRVPVSIKVAASATSVSVFNNLVRDPYNIVGGFFLDGIDGGTAAAHEVSLDHTGHPIVSKLRDCYLAAVTQGRQGQIPLWAAGGLGKTGDLAADAFKMMCLGANGVFTGKLILQMAGCVGNDMGRCNACNTGLCPAGITSQIPALAHRLDPEKVAENIVNYFLAMDQELKKLMAPIGNSSLPIGRSDALVAMDKAVADRLQIQYVC, via the coding sequence ATGGAAACAGTAAAAATACAGGACATCACCCCCAATGACCTGCCGTGGAAAATTCGCTACGACGCCAGCCGCTGCACCCTGTGCGGTTCCTGCGTTGCCGCCTGTTCGTTCCGCGCCATCGAGCCGAAAATTGAGCGCCGTCGCATGGTGTTCTCTGAAGGCGATCTTCCCGATCCGCGTGCCCGCTTTTCCGCGGTACCGGTGATCCAACAGGTCAACTCGCTGAAAAACTACTGCCGCGGCTGCGGCATCTGTGAAAAAGTGTGCCCTAACGACGCCATCGGTCCGGTGCGCAACCCGGATACCCGCCACCCCATCGTCACCCGCTGCAGCGGTGGCGACTCCATCAAGCGTGGCGGCCGTAAAAACCTGACCGGCAGTACCCGCACCCTTGACCAGCTGCGTGTCGGCCGCATTTCACAAATGACCGACCCGAGTCTCGACGCCCAGCGTCACACCTTTGATATGCTGGCGCCGTTCGGCCGCATTCTGCCGGCGGAAGAACTGTCCATGACGTTGGACAGCAACGGCAAACTGGTCAACAATGCTCAGACCCCGCCGGTCAACTGGATCTATCCCGTCATTATCGGTGACATGTCCATCGGCGCCCTGTCCTGGCGGATGTGGGAAGGCGTGGCCATGGCCGTCGCCTATCTCAACGAAGAATGCGGTCTGCCGGTGCGCATGTGCTCCGGCGAGGGTGGCGTCCCGGTTCGTCTGCTCAAAAGCAAGTACCTCAAATATCTGATTCTGCAGATCGCCTCCGGCCACTTCGGCTGGAACCGTATTATCAAAGCCATGCCGCACATGGTGGAAGACCCGGCCGGTGTTCTGATCAAGATCGGCCAGGGCGCCAAGCCCGGTGACGGCGGCCTGCTCCAGGCGCAAAAAGTGGCCGAACACATCATGGCCATTCGCGGCGTCCCCAAAGCGGACCTGCTCAGCCCACCGAACCATCAAGGCCTCTACTCCATTGAGGAGAGCGTGCAGAAGATGTTCCTGTCGTTCAACGCGGCCTTCAAATTCCGCGTACCGGTGTCCATCAAGGTGGCGGCGTCGGCAACCAGCGTCTCGGTGTTCAACAATCTGGTCCGCGACCCGTACAACATCGTCGGCGGCTTCTTCCTCGACGGCATTGATGGCGGTACCGCGGCAGCTCATGAGGTCTCTCTCGACCACACCGGCCACCCGATCGTCAGCAAACTGCGCGATTGCTACCTGGCTGCAGTCACCCAGGGCCGTCAGGGGCAGATTCCCCTGTGGGCGGCCGGTGGACTCGGCAAAACAGGTGATCTGGCCGCAGACGCCTTCAAGATGATGTGCCTCGGCGCCAACGGTGTCTTCACCGGCAAACTGATCCTGCAGATGGCCGGCTGTGTCGGCAACGACATGGGACGCTGCAACGCCTGCAATACCGGCCTGTGCCCGGCAGGGATCACCTCACAAATCCCGGCTCTGGCCCACCGCCTTGACCCGGAAAAGGTTGCCGAAAACATCGTCAACTACTTCCTGGCCATGGACCAGGAGCTCAAGAAGCTCATGGCTCCTATCGGCAACTCCTCGCTGCCCATCGGTCGCTCCGATGCTCTGGTCGCCATGGACAAAGCCGTTGCCGATCGCCTGCAAATTCAGTACGTGTGTTAA